The Sphingosinicellaceae bacterium genome includes the window CCCCCACAACGGGTGCAGCGCGATACCGTCGAGGCGCTGGGACCACTTGCGCTTGATGCCCTGCGACAGCGTCACGGTGTCGGCGATCACCCGCGCCTCGCGCTGCAGGAGCCGGATATCCGACTCGGGCGGGATCGCGGGGATGGGCGCGTCAGCGAGGCGCGGCGCGAGTTCGGCGGCAAGCTCGGCCAGTCCCCGGCGGCGGACGGCGACGGTCGGCACGACGGGCATGCCGAGGATACTGCTCAGCCGCGCGACGTCGATCTGGGTGCCGTCGCGCTCCGCGAGGTCGATCATGTTGAGCGCCACGATCATCGGCAGGCCGAGGCGGCGCAGTTCGAGCACAAAGCGCAAGTGGTTGCGGAGGTTGGTCGCATCGACGACCGCGACGATCGCGTCCGGCCGGCGTTCGCCGACCTGGGTGCCCATCACCATGTCGCGGGTGACGGCTTCGTCGGGGGAGCGCGGCGACAGGCTGTAGGTGCCGGGCAGGTCGACGAGTTCGGCGATGCGCCCGTCGGGAAGTGCGAGGCGTCCAGACTTCCGCTCGACGGTGACGCCGGGGTAGTTGCCGACCTTCTGGCGGCTGCCGGTCAGCGCGTTGAATAGACTGGTCTTGCCGGCGTTGGGGTTTCCGACCAATGCCGCGAGCGGCATCGCGAGCGTGCTCACTCGGCGGCCTCGCGGAACGGCTCGACGCTGATGCGGACCGCGAGCGCCTTGCGCAGCGCGACGGTCATGTTGCCGACCCGGACCGCGATCGGGTCGCCGCCGACCGGGCCGCGGTGGAGGACCTCGACATCGACGCCGTCGTCGAAGCCCATCTCGTGGAGCCGCCGCGTCGCGCTCTCGTCGCCGACGCTGTCGATGGCCGAGATTTGCGCCCGCTCGCCGCGCCGCATCGTCAGGATCGTTCCCATGGCACGGCTATAGCGCGCCGCGAAAGAGAATGCGAACGATTATCAGAGGGGATGATCGATCAAGTTCAGTACGGCAAGCACCTGAATTCATGTTAGGATAGAGGCAACAATGGGGGGAGTCGCGCGATGCGCCTTTTGATTGTGATTGTAGCCGCGGCCCTTGCCTTGCCGGCCACCGCTACCGAGGCGACGATACTTTTCGACTCGGGGCATACTTCGGCGGCAGCGCTCTTTCCCGACGACTACGAATATTTCCCCTGTGACGACAACGACGTCTGTACCGATGTCGAGTATCAAAAAATCGTCGCAAGCAAGTTTCATCTTGTCACCGGCGGTCTTGTCACCGCGCTCAGTT containing:
- a CDS encoding ferrous iron transport protein A, whose amino-acid sequence is MGTILTMRRGERAQISAIDSVGDESATRRLHEMGFDDGVDVEVLHRGPVGGDPIAVRVGNMTVALRKALAVRISVEPFREAAE